DNA from Drosophila suzukii chromosome 2R, CBGP_Dsuzu_IsoJpt1.0, whole genome shotgun sequence:
CGGCACAGATGCCCATGTCCTCATTTGGTATGTGAATCGCAGCGACGACGCCGAGGGCGTGGATGTGGACCTGGCCGCCGATCTGTCGCGGCATCAACGTGCCGTTAACACGGTACGCTGGTCACCGAACGGCGAACTCCTGGCCTCCGGCGACGATGAGAGTGTGGTCTTCATCTGGAAACAGAAAGCCGATCACGAAGTCATCAACATTGTGGATGCCGATGGTGCCAGCGAACAGGACAAAGAAGTCTGGATAACGCTGAAGGTGCTGCGCGGCCATCGGGAGGATATCTACGACCTAAGCTGGGCGCCCAACTCACAGTTCCTGGTCACCGGATCGGTGGACAACACAGCCATGCTGTGGGACGTCTACAAGGGCAAGTCACTGGCCATTCTCGACGATCACAAGGGTTACGTGCAGGGCGTGGCCTGGGATCCGTGCAATCAGTATATTGCCACTTTGAGCACCGACAGGTAGGCAGTACAGCCAGAACAAGCTATGTTTCCGTCAACAAAACTAAAGAATCTTATTTCTCTTTTAGGCAAATGCGCATTTTCGATGCCAATACCAAGAGGGTGCTCCACCGGGTTGGCAAGTGCGGATTCCCAGTGAAGGAGGGCCACGAGATGCACGGCAAGATGATACGGCTGTACCATGATGGCACCCTGCCGACCTTCTTTCGCCGCCTGTGCTTCACTCCCGATGGCAAACTGCTGCTTACGCCGGCGGGAATTACCGACTACGATGGCGTGGTAAAGCCCATAAACACCACGTATGGATTCAGTCGCTATGATCTGTCGAAACCCGCCTTCGTCCTGCCCTTCCCCAACGAATACGCGGTGGCTGTCCGCTGCTCGCCGGTTTTGTACCGTCTGAGACCGTACAATGCTGAGAAGAATCCTCCAATTATCTCGCTGCCTTACCGCATGATCTATGCCGTGGCCACAAAAAACGCTGTGTTCTTCTACGATACCCAGCAATCGGTGCCTTTCGCCATTATCTCCAAAATTCACTACTCTAGGCTCACGGATCTGGCCTGGTCAAATGACGGAACTGTCCTGATCGTGTCCAGCACCGATGGCTTCTGCTCGCTGGTAACCTTTGAGCCAAATGAGCTGGGCGAGCGCTACGAGGATATGGATGCAGTGCTGAGCGCTGCCCTCAAATCTTCAGAGAATGTACCGCTGCCAAAGAGAAAGAAACAGAAGCTCCGCAAGGCATCGTCAGATGAGGTGGTAGTCCAAAGGAAACCCCTGCAGGAGAAGACCAAACCGAATACAAATAGGAAGGCTGCAGGATCAGGGATCAAAGAGGAAGGCGAAAACGATCTGGATGCAGAAAACGATTCATCCATGCACAGTGCCAGTTCGTCAAACTCCAACAGTCCCAAAACGAAGACCAAGGTCGAGGCTAAGCCCACACCCATTGCCATTCGGCGTTCGCCCCGGAAAGTTACGACTACGCCGACGCCGATTGCTATACGTAGAGCTCCGCGTAAGCCGGATGATGAAAAGGCAACCGAACAATCCAAGCCTAAAGAAGACGTAGAAGCCAGCTCCTCAAAAACAACCGAAGTAGAGCAGAAAGAGGAGACGGCATCACCAGTAAAGCGTAAGATCAGCACAGAGGCAGTGCCTTCCACAGAGACACCACAGCCGGCACTTGGAGTGATTCCGGTGATCGACAAGGAGATCATCAGTTCTGATGAAAAGTTCGAGTCGCCCGAGAAAAAGTCCCGCCCTGCTACGCCCATTCAAGTACGCCGCCAGCCCCGAACTCCCGGAAGCTCCAGCAACTTCAACCTCACCCCGAAAAGCCAACCCGCCAAGCAAGCCACTCCCATCGCCGTGAGGCGAACTCCCCGCGTCCTCGTCGAAATGCCTGTCAATTCGCCGGTGGTGCCGGTGGAGGAGGCCATGGATGCTTGGCCCCTCGACGAGGGCATCACACCCCTGCCAGCGACAAAGGATTCCGAAGATTCTGTGCCGGAGGCCAAGAAGACGGAAAAGAAGCCTGCAGTAATGGCAGCCAGCGAGGTCACCTGCGAGCGAACAGAGGACATTCGACTGGTTTACGAGGATACGCAGGAGGAAACCCCGCAAAAGGCGCCGGAGTCAACCCCATCCACGCCCAATAACAAAACGCCTCGGCGAGTGTCCTTGCGAACCATCTCCACGCCCAAATCAAAAAAGAAACTTTTAGAGTAGACAATgcaatagtttagccgtaacAGATTTATATTAGAGGAATTCCTGATACCGTTCATCTTGGGGTTACCCCatcaaaattgtaaaaaatatcATCAGAATTCCTTATTAAACAATTCCAAAATAAAACGCAAGACAAGGTTTAGATACATTGGtatttcctttaaaaaaatggCCAGATCATCGTGGAAATTGTACAGTTGCTACATGAGTGGTAGTTTTATAGGAATTTGTGATCAACACGTCCTTCTGTTTTATGTCCATATGTGGAGGGTTTCCTACCTGTCAAAAACGTCATTTAATAAGTCATATGAAGATGTGCCCGACTGTaccaaaaatgaaaacattctGTTTTCTACCTGAACTTAAGTTCAGACATTAAAGTATGTAGTTCCTTGGATTCGCGCCGAAAAGGGTATTTATAGGGCGAAATTCAGGATATTCCTATCTTCAAAAAATGTTTCGAAATATTGCTAATAATAATGGTCCTTTAGTTTCTGAAGCCTTTGCCTTTGGGCACACCTGCCTTCTTATATTGAGAATAAAAAACACAAGTCTGCAttggttttatttatatttatttaaattgtaGATGATCTCTAACGTTTTGAGTTTCTTTTACATACAAACATTTTGGTTTTGTTATTTCAGTTTTATAtcattatttttatgttttatatatattattttaaatttttaattcaaCGATTCAAATTCATTCATCATTTTCGAGCTCAGTTAGATTCTGTGGCTCGCTTTAATctcatttttaaaacttttccaTGGGCCATTAGCTACACATTATCCACGTGGTCATTAGAGAGAGAAAAGGAGCTCAAGAATTGAGGAGAATTATATTTCCACATAAGTTATATTATAAGTAGGTATATAAATAGTTTTGCCATATACAAGTTAAACAAATCTGATCTGCTGCATGGGGACAACCAAAGCATTCTGAATTAGGCTACAAATTAGATTAGATACAATGTCTAAACTTTGTCTAACCTATAATCTTGATTCCACGTGCCACCATTAATCCTTTATCCTCCAGTTCCCTTTAAAATCCCAAAGATTTGTTTTCGCCACTTACAAAAATCGTGTGTGTTTCTGAATAATGTCCTCTGACATTTGATTCGAGTTAATTAACATTACCGTTTTGTTAGCTCATTATGGATTTCACTTATAAATGTTTTAACTGCTATTAAAGTAATTTTAGTAGTGGTGCGACTTGCGTTTTCATGATTTATGCgggtgtgtgagtgtgtgtgtggagcAAAGAGGTGTATGAGCTTTAGAAAAATATGAATTATGTTTGATTCCATTTCCGTATCCGGTCGACTCTATTCCGTTTAGTAttgaaaatatgcaaaaagTTTAGTCGATATACTGCGGTTAACACTATGCTGTACTATATGAACGAATGTTTTGCTATTACTTGAATGTAGGttgctttatttatttaggtttttagttttttttcttGCGATCTCGGTTGATTTGAAAAGTTGAGCGACTTTGAGTTGAGGAGGTAAATTATAGTCGCTACCGTATGAGTATTTCGAGTAAGAATTAGTTACGAGAAAAATATAGTACATATGTATGGTATGCATGTAGCAATTTGTTGATCTCCCTttactaa
Protein-coding regions in this window:
- the Caf1-105 gene encoding chromatin assembly factor 1 subunit B, whose protein sequence is MKCKIPEISWHNRDPVLSVDIQQNGLGLRSPTICRLASGGTDAHVLIWYVNRSDDAEGVDVDLAADLSRHQRAVNTVRWSPNGELLASGDDESVVFIWKQKADHEVINIVDADGASEQDKEVWITLKVLRGHREDIYDLSWAPNSQFLVTGSVDNTAMLWDVYKGKSLAILDDHKGYVQGVAWDPCNQYIATLSTDRQMRIFDANTKRVLHRVGKCGFPVKEGHEMHGKMIRLYHDGTLPTFFRRLCFTPDGKLLLTPAGITDYDGVVKPINTTYGFSRYDLSKPAFVLPFPNEYAVAVRCSPVLYRLRPYNAEKNPPIISLPYRMIYAVATKNAVFFYDTQQSVPFAIISKIHYSRLTDLAWSNDGTVLIVSSTDGFCSLVTFEPNELGERYEDMDAVLSAALKSSENVPLPKRKKQKLRKASSDEVVVQRKPLQEKTKPNTNRKAAGSGIKEEGENDLDAENDSSMHSASSSNSNSPKTKTKVEAKPTPIAIRRSPRKVTTTPTPIAIRRAPRKPDDEKATEQSKPKEDVEASSSKTTEVEQKEETASPVKRKISTEAVPSTETPQPALGVIPVIDKEIISSDEKFESPEKKSRPATPIQVRRQPRTPGSSSNFNLTPKSQPAKQATPIAVRRTPRVLVEMPVNSPVVPVEEAMDAWPLDEGITPLPATKDSEDSVPEAKKTEKKPAVMAASEVTCERTEDIRLVYEDTQEETPQKAPESTPSTPNNKTPRRVSLRTISTPKSKKKLLE